From Microbacterium sp. LWH7-1.2:
CCGGTGAGCTGCCCGGCCGCCGGCCGGCGTTCATGGACGGGATCGCCGTCGACCCGGCCGACATCGCCGACATCGCGGAGCACGTCGTCTTCATCCAGGCCAAGTTCCACGACATCGACGAGAACCTCGAAGACCAGCAGATCCCCTGGGAGCCGGTGCTGCGCGCCCTCAAGGGTGCCGGCTACACCGGCTACTTGTCGAGCGAGTACGAGGGCGAGCGCATCCCGTGGCGCTCGATCGAGCAGGTGCGCCGCCAGCACTCGCTCATCCGCTCGATCGCCTCCCGCCTCTGACCCCGAAACGAGACAGCAATGCCCAACGGACTCATCGCCGACGACAGCCTGCGCCCGCACCCCGAGGGTCTGGCGCTGAAGCTCACCCTCCCCTGGTACCGGAGCCTGTGGCTCTCGTCCGTCTCGACGCTGCGCGTCACCCTCGACGGCGTCGAGATCCCGGCCGACGACCTCGCGTTCGAGCTCGGAGGGACCCGCTACGCCATCGCCGAGCTGCCGCAGCAGAGCGAGACGCTGTGGTTCCTGCAGCAGCATCCGCTTCTCATCGTCCGCCGCGACCAGCCCTTCGCTCTGGGCGAGCAGCACGAGGTCGAGATCTTCGGCGAGCTGCGCCTGCCCTACATGCAGATCGCACCCGGCCAGGACGGCGGGCCGGGCATGTACGTGCCGAACATCGTGCGCCAGTCGCTCACGCTGACGGTGACGGAGACGGATGCTGCGCCCCCGGCGACAGCGACCGACATCGCGCCCCCGCCGCCGGCGTCGGACGACGACCCCTTCAAGCTCGGCCTCACGCTGTACTCGGCGAGTGCGGAGTTCCGCGCCGGCTGGTACGACTTCGACGGGCTGCTCGATCGCGTGGCCGAGCTGGGCATCGGTCCGGGCATCGAGATCGTCGCGTCGCAGGTGCTGCCGACCTATCCCGTGGTGTCGGACGAGTTCGTCGCGCAGTGGCGCGCCGCGTTCGACAAGCACGGGTTCGACGCCAGCTCCTTCGGGGCGAACCTCGACATGGGGCGCCGGCGCGATCGCGACATGACCCCCGACGAGGAGTTCGAGTTCAGCGAGCTGATGTTCCAGGGCGCGAAGAAACTCGGGTTCCCGCTGGTGCGCATCCAGTCCGCGAAGCCGCAGCTGCTGCGCCGGCTGCTGCCGGTGGCGGAGCGCCTGGAGCTGCAGCTGGCGTACGAGATCCACGCCCCGATGGGGCCGAATGCCGAGCCGATCATGAAGGTGCGCGACACCTACGCCGAGCTGGACTCGCCGCTGCTCGGCTTCGTCGCCGACTTCTCGTCGACGATGCACAGCATGTCGCCGACGCTGCTGCGCGCCGTGCGGCGCGCGGGCCTGGATGACGACGCGCTGGCTGAGCTTCAGCGCATCTGGTCGACCGACGCCACCATGCAGCAGCGGCAGCAGGAGTTCATCGGGTACCTGAAGGGCCGAGACTTCGATCCGGGTCGGCTCGGCTCGTTCGCCCACCTGGCTTTCAACATGCACGGCCACGTGGACCCCCGCGAGTGGGCCGACATCGTGCCGCAGATCCTGCACGTGCACGCGAAGTTCTACGACATCGACCAGAACGGTCAGGAGCCCGCCATCGACTACCCCGAGCTGGTGCGCGTCTTCGTCGAGGGCGGCTACCGCGGTTACTGGTCGAGCGAGTGGGAAGGCCACGCGTTCGCCGAGCTCGGCGAGGTCGACCCCCTGCTGCTCGTGCGCCAGCAGCACGATCTCATCCGCCGCTCGATGCACGCGGTCGCAGGCGCCCGTGTCTGACACCGAGGTCGACTTCCGCACGCTGCCGCTTCCCGAGGTGCTGCGCCTGTTCCGCGAGAACGGCGAGCCGTCCGACCCGCGTCCCGACATCGACACGTCATCCCTGAAGCGCCGCTTCCCCCGGCTCGGGAACGTCGAGGCGCGCGACCTGAAGATCGACGGTGGCGTTCGGCCGGTGCCGGCGCGCCTGTATCGGGATGCCTCCGCCGAGGCGTGCGGTCGTGCCCTGGTGTGGGTGCACGGCGGCGCCTTCATCGGCGGACACCTCGACATGCCGGAGTCGAACTGGCTGGCTCTCGAGCTCGCCGCGCAGGGCATTCCCGTGCTGGCGCTCGACTACGTCAAGTGCCTCGGCGACGTGCACTTCCCCGAGCCGTCCGACGACGTGCTCGCGGGGTGGCGGTACGCCGTCGCGCACACCGAGGAGCTGTTCGGGGTGCCGGCCGGCTCGGTGCTCCTCGGCGGGGCGAGCGCGGGCGGCAACCTCACTGCGGGTGTGGTTGCGCGGCTGCGGGATGCCGGTGCCGGCGTCCCGGCAGGGCTCATCCTGGTGTATCCCGTGGTGCACCCCAACGGTCCTGAGGCGTCGGCCGAGGTCGACCCCGAGTCCGAGCATGGTCACTTGGCGCTCAACTTCGCCGGATCCCGGGACGGCCTTCGCGACCCTCATGCTTTCGCGGCGCTGGGACCGGTCGAGGGCTTTCCCTCGACGATGATCGTGGTCTGCGAGCGTGACCAGTTGCGTCCGTCGGGGGAGGCGTTCGCGACCCAGTTGGGGGATGCCGGCATCCCGAGCGCGCTCCACCTCGAGCGGGGCGCCGACCACGGCCACATCAACGAACCTTCGGACCCGACCGCGCTCCCCACGATCGCGGCGATCACGAAGTGGATCGGCGGAGGGGTGGCGACATCATGACCACCTACACGAACCCGGTCCTGGCCGGCGACCGGCCCGACCCCGCGATCATCAAGGTCGGCGACGAGTACTGGATGACGTACTCGTCGTTCGAGGCGGCGCCGGGGCTGCTGCTCTACCGCTCGAGCGACCTCGTGAACTGGACGTACGTGACGGCGGCGTTGCCCGAGCCGGTCGGCAACACGTTCGCGGTCGACATCGCCGAGCACGACGGGCGGTTCTTCATCTACATCCCGTTCATCCCCACCGCATGGTCCGACCTCACCGAACCGTCGATCTTCGTGATCCATGCCGACTCGATGAAGGGGCCATGGTCGGAGCCGATCGATCTCGGCATCCGGCGGGCGATCGACCCTGGCCACGTCGTGGGCGAGGACGGTCGGCGCTACCTGTTCGTCAGCGGCATCCGTCGCACCGCGCTCAGCGACGACGGACTTTCGACCGTGGGCGAGCTGGAGAAGGTCTACGACGGCTGGCGCTACCCGGACGAGTGGGTGACCGAGGCGTACGCCCTCGAAGGGCCGAAGCTCTTTCGGCGCGGGGAGTGGTTCTATCTCGTGAGCGCCGTCGGTGGCACGGGCGGCCCGCCCACCGGTCACATGGTGATCGTCGCGCGGTCGCGATCGGTGCACGGACCGTGGGAGAACCACCCGCGCAATCCCGTCGCGCGAACGACGGATGCCACGCAGAAGTGGTGGTCGCGCGGCCACGCGACGCTCGTGCCAGGGCAGGGTGGGTCCGTGCTCGACGACGACTGGTGGATGGTGTCGCACGGGTACGAGAACGGCTACCGCTCGCTGGGACGGCAGATCCTGCTCGAGCCCATCCGCTGGAGCTCCGATGGCTGGCCCGAGGTCTCCGTCGACGATCCGGGCGGGGAGCTCGAGGCTCCCGCGGGCGCGGCGGAGCAGCATCCGGCGTCGTCCTTCGCCGACGACTTCTCCGAGCTGCGGCTCGGCGAGCGGTGGGCTTTCCACGCTCCCGAGCATGACGAGGTCGCGCGCCTGAGCCTCGATGACGGGCTCGTGCTCGCCGGCAAGGGGTCGTCGCCGGCGGATGCCTCCCCTCTCGCGATCCTCACCGGCGAGCATTCGTATGAGGTCGAGGTCGACGTCGAACTCGACGGCGACGTCGAAGCCGGGTTGCTCCTCTTTTTCAACAACCGTCTCTTCTGCGGCATGGGGATCGACGGCGAGCGCATGCTGAGCTTCTCGGGCGGCATCCGCACGCACTGGCGCGAGCCGGCGCCGGCCGTCCGCCGTCTGCAGCTGAGACTGCGCAACGACGAGCACATCGTCACGGGGTGGTACCGCGAGCCCGGCGACGAATGGACCCGGCACCATGTGCGCTACGAAGCCTCGGGTTACCACGCGAACACTGTGGGCGACCTGCTCAGCCTGCGGCCGGCGCTCTACGCCGCGGGCGCCGGATCTGCGCGGTTCCGCGACTTCCGCTACACGGTGCTCTGAGAGCTCGGGCGGGTGTTCTGCACCGCTCCGCGCTGCAGCGCGTTGGACGGGCCGTGCGGTCCATCGCTTCTCCTTCTCACTCCTTGAACAGGCTTGCTGCCCGGGGGACCTTCGGCGACTCGCATTCGGGGGCCGCGACACGCGGGGTCGCGCGGGCCATTCCGCGTGTTGCGCCACCCGAGGGGGCGACCCGGCGCGACCTCTCGGTTCGGCGACTCGCATTCGGGGGCCGAGACACGCGGGGTCGCGCGGGCCATTCCGCGTGTTGCGCCACCCGAGCCGGGCGGCCCGAGAGCCAGGGCGGGGTGTGTGACGACGATGCCGCCCGAGGCCGAAGCCCCGGGCGGCATGTCCCCCCATCAGTCAGCGCGTGCTCAGCTGTCCCAGGCGGCGTCCATCTCCTCGAGCACCTGGTCGACGGTCTTCTGACCGGTCAGCAGTCCCTGGACGCCGACGCCGAGCGACTCGTAGACCTTCGGGTTCGGCCACGTGGCGTTGGGCAGCCCCGCGTAGTCGCCGTTCTCGAGCAGGTCGCCGATCGGCTCGTAGATGGGCAGCAGGTTGTCTGCGGTGGCACCCGAGATCGAAACGAAGCCCGATAGGTCGGCGAAGGCCTGCGCCTCTTCCGGAGTCGCCAGCCAGTCGAGGAACTCCTGCGCCGACGCCTTGACGTCGTCCTCGGATGCCGCGTTGACAGCCCAGGCGTAGTTCGCCGAAGCGAGGGTGTAGGGCTCGCCGCCGTCGGCGGGCGGGAATGCCTGCACCGTCAGGTCGAGACCCGTTCCCGCCGCGATGGAGGACGCCGCGGAGCCGGGGACCGCGGCGGTGAGCGACGACTGCGACCCGATGCCCTGGGTGATGGAGTCGAACGTGCCACCGGCGACGCCGTCCTGGAAGCATCCGCCCTCGTTCATCTCGATGACGTCCTCGAGAACGTCGCGCCAGCCGCTGTCGGTGAAGGTGACGTCGCCGGCGGCACGCTGCTCGTTCCAGTCCGGCGTCTCGGCGTACACGCGGGTCGCCGAGACCAGCATCGAGAAGAGACCCGTGTTGAACGGCACGCCGCCCGCGAGCACCGTGAAGGTCTTGCCCCCATCGCGCGCCGTGGTGCAGGCCTCGAGGAGCTCCTCGTACGTGCCCGGGTACTCGTCGATCCCGGCCTCTTCGCCGCCGGGGCCGTTGTAGATGAAGCCGACGGGCACGAGAGCAGCGGGCTGCGCGTAGATGCTCCCGTCGTAGGTGTATTCGGCCTCGGTTCCAGCCGGGATCGTGGCGGCGGAGGTCTCGTTCAGCGGCTCGAGGAAGCCGGCCTCGGCGAGATTCACCACGGAGATCGGCTGGCCGGTGCCAGGAGCGAGGATCATCATGTCGGCCGCATTGCCGGCCTGCAGCTGCGTCGTGACCTGCGTGTTGTACGCGTCGGAGGGGTACGGGATGACCTCGATCTCGACGCCGGTCTGCTCGGTGTACTTCGCAGCGGTCTCGCCCCAGTAATCGTCCTGGTCGTTCGCTTGAGCGACCATGAGCGAGAAGCCGGCGGCGGTGTCGCCCCCGTCGCCGTTGCTGTTGCCGCCGTCATCGGCGCCGCCGCCGGAACAGCCGGCGAGGATGAGGACTCCTGCGATCGGGGCCGCAAGGAGCGGCCACCGGAGCCGGGAAGCTGTGTGCTGTGGCATTTCGACCCTTTCGTGACTTCGTTGTCGCCAGCTTCGGGTTGCTGGCTCGGCCGCTGGCCGCGAAATCACTCTGACACACATTCGCCAGTTTCCGACATTAGTATCGTTTATGTGAGGCAATAGCCCGGCTGATCCGCAGATTCGGCCCGGTCAGCCGTGCTTCTCGATGTGCAGCTCGACGGGCCCCGCGAGACCCGCCGGCAACGGTTCCGCCGACGGTTCGAACACCCCGGTCATCGGAGCGAAGATCTCGCCGGAGAGGCGGCCGGCCTCCGCGATGAGCCGGTTGCGCCACGGCGTGGCCACTTCGACCTCGATCGTGTTGTCACCACCTCGGACAGCGTATGTCACCTCGACGCGGAAGGGCGCGGTCCAGGCGATGCCGCAGTCGACGCCGTTGACGAGCACCCGCGCGATGTCGCGGACGCGACCGAGGTCGAGCCAGACGCGATCCCCCAGGGGCCGGGAGCTGAGGGTGAACCCGGCTCGGTAGACGGCTGTCCCCGAGAAGCTCCGTGCAACGTTGTCGAGCTCGGTCCACAGCGCGGGGCCGGCGGGGAGCGCGACATCCGCCCGGGCCGGGAGCGCGAGCGACCATTCCTCGCCGACGGAGAGGATCTCGACGGATGCCGCGGCCGCGTGTGGTTCCCGCCCTGAGGGCACCACGAACACCGACCCGGAAGCGGGCAGCTCGACGTCGAGGAGAATGCGGCCGTCCTCACCGCGGCTGCCGGACAGCGGGTCGGCGCGCAGGGCCACCGGGTCCCACAGGCTGAGCGGGCCGACAGCCTCGGGCACGGAGATGCGCACGCGCACGTCCTCGGCGGCCGGGTTGGCCAGGAACGTGATCCGCCGCCCGTCCACCCTGCGCGCGATGGTCCGGATCGGCGGGCCCTCGATCTCGAAGTCCGAGCGCAGGCTGAGCACGTGCAGGGCGTGGGCGAGATCCGACGTGGTGATCACGCGCCCGCGGTCGCGTGCGGCATTCCAGATCCGGTCTCTCAGACGGCCGAACTCGCCGTCGTCATCGGCGAGCGACGGCGACCCCTGTGGGGGGAGCCCCACGATGGTCGCGCCCCGATCCGCGAGCAGTTCGAGGCGACGCAGCGTCGCCACCGTCAGGCGCCGGCTGGATCCGCCGAGGAACAGCAGCCGGTAGCGTGCGCCCATCGAGCGCAGATCGCCGTCTTCGACCCGCAGGAGCGCGAGCGCGTCGGGCCCGACGTAGTCGAAGTCGAACCCCGCCGGGACGGAGGTGTCCACGGCGTGGTCGAACAGGCCGGTGACCGGCGCCTCCTCGCCGACGAAGACGGCGATGTCGACGGCGGGCTCGCCGGCCGAGAGCAGGGCGGAGCAGCGTGCGAGGTAGTCGATCCACGGACCCGCCATCCCCGCCCAGGTCTCGTTGACGGTGAACGCCTGACCGAGGAACGGCGCGAGCGCCACGCCGGGCGGGGCAGCGGCGAGCGGCTGATGAGGGGACGTGTGGATGCAGAAGCGCGTGACTCCGAGCGCGAGCTGCAGATCGGCGACGTGCTTCAGACTGCGGGGCGACGACGCCCACGGCCGGTCGAAGCTCGTGAACGCCTCGGCGCCGGTCCAGCCCTTGCCGTGGACGTGGGCGACGGATGCCGCCCCCTTGAGGTCGGCCACATACGTGGGGTGCGGACCCGACTCGGGGTCGAACGTCCACATGGCGCCCATGGGCACGTCGGCGTGCGACCGCATCGCGAGATCGTCCCCGAGCTGAGGGCGCCCGTCCTCGAGCGCCTCGGCGTAGTAGGTCATCCCGCGCCGATGCGCTTCCGCCGCGAGCGTGCCGTAGTACTCCGTGGCGAGGAGTTCGCTGAGCGTGCGCCGGTAGTCGTAGAGGAAGCGATCGGATGCCTCCGCCCCGCCGACCAGATAGCCCGCGAGCGCCGGCAGCCAGGGGAGGGGATCGTAACCGCGGAGCTCGCGGAAGCGCTCGCCGATGTCGTCCGTCCAGTTCTGGCTGCCGGCTTCGATGCTGTCGCTGAGAAGGGCATCGAAGGTCTCGGCCCCGAACCGCGCGAGGTGATGCGAGAGGAACGCCGCGACGCGGCCGCCATCGAGCTTGTCCACCTCGAGCCCGGTCGAGTCGGCGAGGGCGGGGCCGTTCGTCTGCCCGGTGAGGGAGGCGCCCAGTCGGAGGACGCGCCATCGTCCGGGCGGGGCATCCCATTCCAGCCGGTCGCCCACCACGAGGGCTGTGAGGTCGTGCACCTCGGAAGGACGAATGGCGGCCGCGTCCCCCTCTTCGGGGGTGTCCACGGCGTAGTAGTCGGGGACGACTCCGAAGCCCGCCTTGACCTCCGCGTGGTGGATCCGCCCGCCCGCGAACAGCGCGAACTCGGAGACGACGAACGCGTCGCTCCGGCGGAGCACCGGCGGCACGCGCACGCCGTCGGCGACCGGTGGAAGCGCCTCCGCCGCGCTCGCCCCCGACAGGACGAGGCGGAAGCGGCGGGCCGTCACGGGGGCGAACGCGGCCGTGCGCGCCGGCACCGTCGTCGCGTTGAGTGTCGCGATCGTCCGGTAGTCCCCGTCGTCGTCGCCGGCCTCCAGCACGGCGTCCGGCGGTGGCGCGGCGCCGAAGCCGCGGGGGCCCGGGAGGCCCACCGTCACCGCCCCGACGGTGACCGGCTCGTCGAACTCCGCTTCGATCCAGGCGGACGACCACGCGTCCGGGTCCCTGGGCAGTGAGACCGCGGTGTCGAAGGAACCGTCGGTGAGGCTGGCGGAATCGGCCACCGCGGCAGACGCGCGGATACGGGTCGGTCGCAGCGCGTCGTGCGTGGCCTCGGCGGGGAAGGCGATGACGCGCCACCCGGTCGCCCAGGGCTCGCCGGCGGCCGCGCCCCACCTGGCGGCGTCCTGGAAGAGACCGGCCACGGCGGGCAGCGCCGGCAGGTCGATGGTGCGACGGCCCTCGCCGTCGATCACCGTCTCGGACCACACGATCTTCTTCATGGCGTCCCGCGGCTCGACCCAGGGGCCGCCTGTCGCGCTCCAGCCGGCCGACGTCGCCACCGCGAGCTCGAGACCGAGCTCGCCGGCCGTCCGAACGGCCGTCTCGATCGCCTCGCGCCATGCCGCGGATCCGGGACGGACCGGGGCCGGCACGACCAGGGGCACGCCCATGCCCCCGTCGAAGAGCTGGACGCCGCGCACGCCGACGCCGTGAAGCCACGTGAGATCGCGGACGATCCCGACCGGATCGATGTTGCCGTCCATCCAGTGCCACCACGCCCGCGGGCGCGCGGCGTCGGGCGGGTCGACGAACTTCGCCCACAGATCGGAGAGAGCGGGCGACGTCGGCGCTGGCTGCGGCATGGTGCTCATCCTCTCCGCCCGGCCCGGCGATCCCGGGCCCGCGCCACTTATATCCGATATCGCTAAAACCAATGTGTGCTTTCGACGCAAGTGTGTGAAAGTGGCATCAGCGCCGCCGAAGCCGGGGCGCGTGACGACGAGGTCAGAGAGCAGATGACAGTGACGATCGAGCGCGATGCCACTCGCACCCTCACGGTGCCTCCCGATGCACGCCGCACTCCGCGCCCACGTGGCCGCAAGCCGCTGATCAGCTACGGGCATTGGTGGTGGGCGCTGCCGGCGATCATTTTGGTGATCGCCGTGCACTACGCCGCCACCCTCACCGGCGGCTTCTTCGCCTTCACGAACTGGACGGGGCTGGGCGACTGGGAGTTCATCGGGCTGGACAACTTCGTCCGGATCTTCAACGACCCGCTGATGGTCGGCGCCGTGGTCAACACGCTGTTCCTCGCGTTCGGCTCGGTCATCCTCACGAACATCCTGGGTCTCGGGTTCGCCCTCGCGATCAACCGCACCCTCAAGACGCGGTACATCCTGCGCACGCTCCTCTTCCTCCCCGTCGTGCTGAGCCCGCTGGCCGTCGCCTACGTGTGGAAGTTCATCTTCCAGTTCAACGGCCCGCTCAACGGGTTCCTCGGGGCGATCGGCCTGGAGTCATGGCAGAAGGTGTGGCTGGCCGACCCGACCTGGTCCATCTGGGCGATCCTCCTCACCGTCGTCTGGCAGCAGACCGGCTTCGTCATGGTCATCTACCTGGCGGGCCTCGCGTCGGTCCCCGTGGAGATCGAGGAGGCGGCGGCCCTCGACGGTGCCAACATCTGGCAGAGATTCCTGCACGTCACGGTGCCGGCCATCCGTCCCTCCATCGCCATCGCCACGACGCTCGGCATCATCCAGGGCCTGCGCATCTTCGACCAGATCTTCGCCTTGACCGGCGGCGGACCGGCCGGCGCCACCGAGACGCTCGCGACGCAGGTCTACAAGCAGGCCTTCTCGCTCGGCCAGTTCGGCTTCGGCTCGGCGCTCGCGCTCGTGCTGACGCTCATCATCCTCGTCTTCGCCATCCTCCAGCAGTACGCCACCCGCGACCGCGACGCCGTCGGAAGGGCCGCCTGACATGTTCCGCTACACCAAGCTCACCGCGGTCCGCGAGGTCGCCATCTGGGTCGTGACCCTGCTCGGGCTGCTGCCCTTCTACTTCCTCATCGCCACCGCGTTCAAGACCGACCAGGAGGCGCTCACGACGAGCGCGATGGCGCCGCCGTCGTCGCTGGACTTCAGCGCCTTCGTCGAGGTCCTCACCACCGGCGGCCGCAACAGCATCCCGATGAGCATCCTCAACAGCGTCATCATCACCGGCGGTGCCATCGCAGGCCTCGTCCTCTTCGGATCGGTCGCCGCGTACGTGATCACGCGGCGGACGCGGGCGTGGACGAACCTCACCTTCTATCTGGTGCTCATCGCCATCATCCTTCCGGCCCAGCTCGGAACCGTGCCGCTGTACATCGGCGCGCGCTCGGTGGGGCTCACCGGCAACGCGATCGGCATGATCCTGCTGTGGATCGGCATCCTTCTGCCGCTCTCGGTCTTCCTCTACGCGAGCTTCTTCCGGGGGCTCACCACCGAGTACGAGGAGGCCGCCGTGATCGACGGCGCGTCGCCGACCCAGGCCTTCTTCCGGGTCGTGCTCCCGCTCATGGCGCCGGCCACCGGCACGGTCGCGATCCTCGCGGGCCTCATCGTCTGGAACGACTTCTTCAACTCGCTGATCTTCCTCGGCGGATCCACGACGCAGACGCTTCCCGTCGCGATGTACACGTACGTCGGCGGACTCGTCTCGGCGTGGAACAAGATCTTCGCCGTCGTGATCATCTCGATGATCCCGATCCTGCTGTTCTACATGTTCGCGCAGAAGAAGTTCATCCAGGGCTTCGGCGGAGGCCTGAAGGGCTGACGTCGCGGCACCGATTCGGGGGCGGCCGGATCGTCGAGCGGACGGCTGAGAAGCATCCGCACGTCGCCCACTCATCCGACACACCGACCGGAGACGTCATGTACCAACTCGCACCCAATATCGAGCTCCTCTTCACCGAGGCGGGCGATTACCACGACCGCGTGCGGGCGGTCGCCGCCGCCGGCTTCACGGCCGTCGAGATGTGGGGGCCGACCGGCGTCGATGCGCCCGCGACGCCGAAGGACCTCCCCGCACTGAAGGCCGCTCTCGAAGAGACCGGCACGCAGCTCACCGCGCAGCTCGCGGAACCGCGGACGCAGTTCATGATCCCGCCGTGGGACCACTCGGAGTTCTATCGGAAGCTCGATGAGGGCGTCGGGATCGCGCAGGACCTCGGCTGCCCCCGGATCGTCGTGGGCAGCGGCACCGGTTTCGGCGGCTGGAAGCGCCAGGTGCAGCTCGACAAGCTCATCGAGATCTACCAGAAGGCGGTTGCGCAGATCGACGGCTCGGGAATCACCCTCGTGCTCGAGCCGGTCAACGTTCGCGTCGACCACCCGGGATCCCTTCTGGACCGGACGGCCGAGGCCGTCTACGTGGCCCGCGGCGTGGACTCGCCCTCCTTCGGCGTGCTCTACGACATCTACCACTCCGCCGTCGAGGGTGAGGACATGGCCGCCGAGCTCGCGAACGCCGGCGACATCGTCAAGTACGTCCAGCTGGCCGACGCGCCCGGTCGCGGCGAGCCGGGCAGCGGCTCGCTGGACTGGGCCGAGCGCCTCGGCATCCTCCGCTCCGCCGGCTACGACGGGCCGATCGGCCTCGAGTACTACCCGACGCAGGAGTCCGAGGCATCCGTCGCCCTCATCCGCGACGTGGCGACATCCGCATGAGCAGGTACCCGGAGTCCGTCGATGTCGCCATCGTCGGCAGCGGACCTGCGGGTGCGACGTACGCGCGCATCCTCAGCGAGCGGGCGCCCGAGGCGTCGATCGCGATGCTCGAGGTCGGCCCGACGGTGTCTGACCCGCCCGGCGCCCACGTGAAGAACATCGAGGACGCCGAACTCCGCGCCCGGGCGCAGCGAGCGTCGGAGGGCCCCGGCGCGGGCGAGGCGACCGTGAACAATCCGGGTGCGGTGACCTCAGGCATGCGTCGCGCACGACCAGGCACCTTTCTGCTCGCCGACGGCTACCAGATCGACGGCGAGGACGGCCTGCCGGTCGCCGCCTTCTCGAGCAATGTCGGCGGCATGGCGGCGCACTGGACGGGGGCGTGCCCGCGCCCGGGCGGGAGCGAGAGGATCGCCTTCCTCCCCGACCTCGACGAGCTGCTCGACGAGGGCGATCGCCTCTTGGGCGTGACGACGGATGCCTTCGACTCGGCGCCGTTCACGGCGCTCGTGCGCGATCGGCTCGCCGCCGCGGTGGACGAGGGGCGTGTCGACGAGACCCGCGTGCAGCGGATGCCGCTGGCGGTGCATCGGCGCGAGGACGGCCGGCTGGTGTGGTCGGGATCCGATGTCGTGCTGGGCGATGTCACCCGGGAGAACCCGAACTTCTCGCTCTTCGACGAATCGCTCGTGACGCGGGTGATCGTCGAGGGCG
This genomic window contains:
- a CDS encoding carbohydrate ABC transporter permease, whose amino-acid sequence is MFRYTKLTAVREVAIWVVTLLGLLPFYFLIATAFKTDQEALTTSAMAPPSSLDFSAFVEVLTTGGRNSIPMSILNSVIITGGAIAGLVLFGSVAAYVITRRTRAWTNLTFYLVLIAIILPAQLGTVPLYIGARSVGLTGNAIGMILLWIGILLPLSVFLYASFFRGLTTEYEEAAVIDGASPTQAFFRVVLPLMAPATGTVAILAGLIVWNDFFNSLIFLGGSTTQTLPVAMYTYVGGLVSAWNKIFAVVIISMIPILLFYMFAQKKFIQGFGGGLKG
- a CDS encoding sugar ABC transporter permease; its protein translation is MTVTIERDATRTLTVPPDARRTPRPRGRKPLISYGHWWWALPAIILVIAVHYAATLTGGFFAFTNWTGLGDWEFIGLDNFVRIFNDPLMVGAVVNTLFLAFGSVILTNILGLGFALAINRTLKTRYILRTLLFLPVVLSPLAVAYVWKFIFQFNGPLNGFLGAIGLESWQKVWLADPTWSIWAILLTVVWQQTGFVMVIYLAGLASVPVEIEEAAALDGANIWQRFLHVTVPAIRPSIAIATTLGIIQGLRIFDQIFALTGGGPAGATETLATQVYKQAFSLGQFGFGSALALVLTLIILVFAILQQYATRDRDAVGRAA
- a CDS encoding TIM barrel protein, which translates into the protein MYQLAPNIELLFTEAGDYHDRVRAVAAAGFTAVEMWGPTGVDAPATPKDLPALKAALEETGTQLTAQLAEPRTQFMIPPWDHSEFYRKLDEGVGIAQDLGCPRIVVGSGTGFGGWKRQVQLDKLIEIYQKAVAQIDGSGITLVLEPVNVRVDHPGSLLDRTAEAVYVARGVDSPSFGVLYDIYHSAVEGEDMAAELANAGDIVKYVQLADAPGRGEPGSGSLDWAERLGILRSAGYDGPIGLEYYPTQESEASVALIRDVATSA